From a region of the Actinomadura luzonensis genome:
- a CDS encoding PadR family transcriptional regulator translates to MGKQLTEMLKGVLEGIVLAILSVRPAYGYEITAWLRDQGFSDIAEGTVYALLVRIERRGLVDVEKIPSEKGPPRKVYSLNAQGHEHLDEFWETWSFLAERLGQLREGGKQP, encoded by the coding sequence ATGGGCAAGCAGCTCACGGAAATGCTCAAGGGCGTGCTGGAGGGCATCGTCCTGGCGATCCTGTCCGTCCGGCCCGCGTACGGCTACGAGATCACCGCGTGGCTGCGTGACCAGGGCTTCTCGGACATCGCCGAAGGCACCGTGTACGCGCTGCTCGTCCGCATCGAGCGACGCGGCCTGGTCGACGTGGAGAAGATCCCGTCCGAGAAGGGGCCGCCGCGCAAGGTCTATTCGCTCAACGCGCAGGGACACGAGCACCTCGACGAGTTCTGGGAGACCTGGAGCTTCCTCGCAGAACGCCTCGGACAGCTCCGCGAAGGAGGCAAGCAGCCATGA
- a CDS encoding DUF1048 domain-containing protein has product MSTEPNEPKSRARQYLEVVTGPLEDKRRWRQYKARIKRLPGNYRTAAEALERYLMLFGPGDSADALDMFDDLAELFERGAADGTPIREIFGEDPVQFVETFVQSYSVGRWIKRERDRFTGAIDRAAGEDTVGKDGTDQ; this is encoded by the coding sequence ATGAGCACAGAGCCGAACGAGCCGAAGAGCCGCGCCCGGCAGTACCTGGAGGTGGTCACCGGCCCGCTGGAGGACAAACGGCGCTGGCGTCAGTACAAGGCCAGGATCAAGCGGCTTCCCGGCAACTACCGCACGGCGGCCGAAGCACTGGAGCGGTACCTGATGCTCTTCGGCCCGGGCGACAGCGCCGACGCGCTGGACATGTTCGACGACCTCGCCGAGCTGTTCGAGCGCGGCGCGGCCGACGGCACCCCGATCAGGGAGATCTTCGGCGAGGACCCCGTGCAGTTCGTCGAGACGTTCGTGCAGAGCTACTCCGTCGGGCGGTGGATCAAGCGGGAGCGCGACCGCTTCACCGGCGCCATCGACCGCGCCGCCGGCGAGGACACCGTAGGAAAGGACGGCACAGACCAATGA
- a CDS encoding EF-hand domain-containing protein: MSDYAITFDLIDVDKDGRISAEELVRLMEILGQPVTLEVAQEGVRKLDKDGDGLIDVEEFGAFVDR; the protein is encoded by the coding sequence ATGAGCGACTACGCGATCACCTTCGACCTCATCGACGTCGACAAGGACGGCCGGATCTCGGCCGAGGAGCTCGTCCGGCTCATGGAGATCCTGGGTCAGCCGGTGACGCTCGAGGTGGCACAGGAGGGCGTACGCAAGCTGGACAAGGACGGCGACGGGCTCATCGACGTGGAGGAGTTCGGCGCTTTCGTCGACCGGTGA